The DNA window CCAGTTCAAGACGATCTCCGATTTCACGTACAACTTCTACTTCAAATCCAGTTAGCTCGTCAGATCCTTCAGAGCGGTAAGATGTAGGGAATAATGTACCTGATGTAGCGACCGTTAAGCTGCCGTTTTCTTGGATTTCATCCCAAGCCGATTTTTTGTCTTCTGTTGCTGTATCTTCGTCATTTCCACAAGCGCTTAAAAGCGATAACACCGCTAAACTGGCAATTATGGACAATTTTTTACTCCAATATAATTTTTTCAACTGTAATTCCCCCTATAGTTTTTATAGCTAATAAAACATAGCATTATTGCCGAGCGGAGACAAGATGTTCATGATTAACTATCCATAATATAAATATAAACAGAAAAATCAGATAACTAAGACTGATCTGTGGACTGCCGTATCTAATGGTTGTATTCTAAAATAGAAGACTTCTGTGAAAAAGTGACCGGGTTAGGTTTGGAATCATATTGGTTAAGTTTTACGAATATCAAGATATTCGGCAGAAAAGCTTTTATACCAGTAAGGAGGAAGAATCATGACAGTTTTAAGAACCTTTGATTTGACGAAAAAGTTTGGTGATTTTTCGGCATTAGATAAAGTGAATATTGAAGTAGGCGAAGGTGAAGTATATGGCTTTATTGGACCCAATGGTGCAGGGAAATCGACAACATTGCGCGTTCTTCTTGGTATTTTAAAAGCGACAGAAGGACGAGCTGAAATTTTTGGTAAAGATTCATGGAAAGACGCGGTGGAAATTCATAAGCGTGTTGCTTATGTGCCAGGAGAAGTAAGTCTATGGCCAAACTTAACAGGCGGAGAAGTTATTGATTTATTGGTTAAGTTGCGCGGCGGCAACGATTACAATCGCCGAGAAGAGTTGATCCAAAAGTTTGATTTGGATCCAAGCAAAAAATGTCGAACGTATTCCAAAGGGAATCGTCAAAAAGTAGCATTGATTGCGGCGCTGTCATCAGATGTCGATTTATATATATTAGATGAACCCACTTCTGGTCTCGATCCGTTAATGGAACGAACCTTTCAAGAATATATTATTGAAGAAAAAAAACAGGGAAAAAGCATTTTATTGTCCAGCCATATTTTATCTGAAGTCGAAAAGCTTTGCGACAAGGTAGCAATTATTCGTGAAGGGAAAATTATTGAAACAGGGACATTAAAAGATCTGCGCCATTTGACTGGCACGATTTTATTGGTGGAAACAAAAGAGCCGATTTTGGATTTGGCAGGAGTAAGAGGTGTGAGTGGGATTCAACCAAGAGAAAATGCAGTGTCTTTTCAAGTGGATAGCGGGGAAGTGGCTGGTGTCATTAGTTATATTAGCCAGTTTGGAATTGTCCGCATTGAAAGCTCGCCGCCGACATTAGAACAATTGTTTATGCGTCATTACGAAGTTACGGATAAAACGATGGGAACAGGAGCAGGGGGCGAAGCTTAATGAACCGGCATCTCTTTGAAGGTACAGGTACACTGATTCGATTTGTTTTGCGTCGAGATCGATTGAGGTTACCCATATGGCTCGCCTCGTTTATTGCGATATCCGTGATAGTGGCGCTTGCCTTTGCTGGGTTATATCAAACCAATGCAGAAAGGCTAACTATAGCTGAAACTATGCAAAATCCGGCCGTGATTGCCATGCTTGGTCCAGGATACGGCTATGGTCTTGAGAATTATCCGATTGGAGCGATCACAGCTCATGAAATGCTGTTAATGACTGCGATTGTGGTTGGGTTGATGAATATCTTACTGGTGATTCGCCATACGCGGACAGATGAAGAAGATGGCCGTATCGAAATGGTCCGCTCATTACCAGTAGGACGCTTGTCTAATTTGTTATCAGTTTTAATTGTATTGACCGGCGCAAATATGTTGTTGGCATTATTACTAGGAGTTTCATTAACGATACTTGGTATAGAAGGCATGGGGCTTGTTGGGTCACTCGTATACGGTTCAGCTTTGGGAGCAAGTGGGCTAATTTTTGCGGGAGTCGCCGCGGTGTGTGCGCAATTGTCTTCTAATGCCAGAACCGCATTAGGGCTATCTTTTACCGTTTTATTAATGGCCTATATCATTCGTGCAATTGGTGATTTGAAAAGCGAGACCTTATCATGGTTTTCTCCACTTAACTGGGTTTTGAGAACAGAAGTGTATGTCAATAATTATTGGTGGCCAATTTTATTAACGGTATCGGCAGCGTTGTTATTAATGGGATTGGCTTTATACCTAAACTCGATTAGAGATTTGGGTTCAGGTTTTATTGCGTCACGATCCGGAAAAGGCGAGGCTTCAAAAGCGCTTCTTAGTTCGTTCGGTCTTGTCTTCAGGCTTCAACGTGCCGGTTTGATCGTTTGGGGAATGGGACTAT is part of the Planococcus sp. PAMC 21323 genome and encodes:
- a CDS encoding ABC transporter permease produces the protein MNRHLFEGTGTLIRFVLRRDRLRLPIWLASFIAISVIVALAFAGLYQTNAERLTIAETMQNPAVIAMLGPGYGYGLENYPIGAITAHEMLLMTAIVVGLMNILLVIRHTRTDEEDGRIEMVRSLPVGRLSNLLSVLIVLTGANMLLALLLGVSLTILGIEGMGLVGSLVYGSALGASGLIFAGVAAVCAQLSSNARTALGLSFTVLLMAYIIRAIGDLKSETLSWFSPLNWVLRTEVYVNNYWWPILLTVSAALLLMGLALYLNSIRDLGSGFIASRSGKGEASKALLSSFGLVFRLQRAGLIVWGMGLLAVGVIYGSLFGELETYFNQIDLMQQMIILVEGFSLTEQFIPLLMSIIAILSTIPVLTSILKMKTEEKNDRLEHIISRAVSRNRLMGSYLAMSILTGFIMLTLSSIGLGVMGNIVMEENLSLGIYYGSAMIYFPAILMMIGIAVILFGWIPKWTGLVWLYLALAFFIVYMGSLFQFADWVEKLTPYGYIAKFPIENMDYPSAAIMVLLAAFLIVIGMIGFNRRDIGR
- a CDS encoding ABC transporter ATP-binding protein, coding for MTVLRTFDLTKKFGDFSALDKVNIEVGEGEVYGFIGPNGAGKSTTLRVLLGILKATEGRAEIFGKDSWKDAVEIHKRVAYVPGEVSLWPNLTGGEVIDLLVKLRGGNDYNRREELIQKFDLDPSKKCRTYSKGNRQKVALIAALSSDVDLYILDEPTSGLDPLMERTFQEYIIEEKKQGKSILLSSHILSEVEKLCDKVAIIREGKIIETGTLKDLRHLTGTILLVETKEPILDLAGVRGVSGIQPRENAVSFQVDSGEVAGVISYISQFGIVRIESSPPTLEQLFMRHYEVTDKTMGTGAGGEA